In Deltaproteobacteria bacterium, the DNA window AGGACGCGGGCCAGTGGCTGGTTCACGGCCGTACGCACGGCGAGCAGAGATTCAGCCCGCTCGCGGCGATCGATCGCGGGAACGTGAGCTCGCTCGGGCTCGCGTGGTCGTTCGACCTGGGCTCGACGCGCGGCGTGGAGGCGACCCCGATCGTCGTCGACGGCGTGATGTACGTGACCGCGTCGTGGAGCGTGGTGTTCGCGCTCGATGCCGCCACCGGAAAGGAGATCTGGAAGTACGACCCGAAGGTCCCCGGCGAGTGGGCGCGACACGCCTGCTGCGACGTGGTGAATCGCGGCGTCGCGGTCTGGGAGGGCTCGGTCTTCGTCGGGACGCTCGACGGCCGGCTCGTCTCGCTCGACGCGGCGACCGGCGCGGTGAACTGGGAGGTGCTGACGATCGATCCGAAGCGACCCTACACGGTCACCGGCGCGCCGCGCGTGCTGAAGGGAAAGGTCGTGATCGGCAACGGCGGCGCGGAGCTCGGCGTGCGCGGCTACGTGACCGCGTACGACGCGAAGACCGGCGCGCAGGTCTGGCGCTTCTACACAGTCCCAGGCGATCCCTCGCAGCCCTTCGAGCACCCCGAGATGGAGGTCGCGGCGAAGACGTGGAGCGGGGAGTGGTGGAAGGTCGGCGGCGGCGGGACCGCGTGGGATTCGATGGCCTTCGATCCAGAGCTCGACCTGCTCTACGTCGGCACGGGAAACGGCTCGCCGTGGAGCCGGATCGCGCGCAGCCCGGGCGGCGGAGACAACCTGTACCTCTGCTCGATCCTCGCGCTTCGCGCGGACACGGGCGAGCTCGTCTGGCACTACCAGACCACGCCGGGCGACAACTGGGACTACACGTCGGTGCAGCCGATCATCCTCGCCGAGCTCGAGATCGGCGGCGCGACCCGCAAGGTGCTGATGCAGGCGCCGAAGAACGGCTTCTTCTACGTGCTCGACCGAGCGACCGGCGAGCTGATCTCGGCGGAGCCGTACGTCGCGGTCACCTGGGCGACGGGCGTCGACCCGGCGACGGGCCGGCCGATCGAGACCGAGCAGAGCTCGTACCTGGAGAAGGCGAAGCTGATGCTTCCCGGGCCGCAGGGCGGTCACAACTGGCAGCCGATGGCGTTCAGCCCGAAGACGGGGCTGGTGTATCTGCCCGCGCACGACACGCCGTTCTGGTACGCGAACGAGGGCGTGTTCAAGGTCCGCCCGGGCACCTGGAATCTCGGGCTCGACATGGACGTGGTCGTCGAGCGGACCGAGACCGACACGCCGGTCGCGAAGGGTCAGCTGATCGGCTGGGACCCGGTCGCGAGGCAGGCGCGCTGGCGCGTCGAGCACGAGGGGCACTGGAACGGAGGCACGCTCGCGACGGCGGGTGGCCTGGTCTTCCACGGCCTCGGCAACGGGGTGTTCCGCGCCTACCACGACGAGACCGGCGAGGTGCTCTGGGAGGTCCGCTCGCAGACGGGGATCATCGCAGCGCCGATCTCGTACGCGCTCGGCGACGAGCAGTACGTCGCGGTCGCGACCGGCTGGGGCGGCGGCTCGATCGCGGGCGGACTGAACGAGACCACCGCGATCGCGAATCACCACAACGTGGGCCGCGTGCTGGTGTGGAAGCTCGGCGCGGCGAACCCCATGCCGACCAACCCGCCGCGCGACCGCACGATTCCGCCGCCGCCGGTGCTCGAGGCGTCGGCCGAGCAGGTCGCGGCCGGCAAGAGCGTCTACGACTACAACTGCCTCTGGTGCCACGGCTTCTCCGCGGCGTCGAGCTTCCTGGTTCCCGATCTGCGCATGATGAGCGCCGAGCGGCACGCGGCGTTCGAGGACATCGTGCTGCGCGGCGCGCTGCGCGGGACCGGCATGCCGTCGTTCGAGGGCATGCTGACCCCCGAGGAGGTCGCGAGCGTCCGCGCCTACGTCGTCGGCGAGGCGCGCAAGGCCTACGAGAAGCAGCAGGCGCCGAAGAA includes these proteins:
- a CDS encoding PQQ-dependent dehydrogenase, methanol/ethanol family, with the protein product MTTSSRFWTLSALLLSALACGERAEQKPPAAEAPAAEPAPAAEPKAGRVDAARVARADQDAGQWLVHGRTHGEQRFSPLAAIDRGNVSSLGLAWSFDLGSTRGVEATPIVVDGVMYVTASWSVVFALDAATGKEIWKYDPKVPGEWARHACCDVVNRGVAVWEGSVFVGTLDGRLVSLDAATGAVNWEVLTIDPKRPYTVTGAPRVLKGKVVIGNGGAELGVRGYVTAYDAKTGAQVWRFYTVPGDPSQPFEHPEMEVAAKTWSGEWWKVGGGGTAWDSMAFDPELDLLYVGTGNGSPWSRIARSPGGGDNLYLCSILALRADTGELVWHYQTTPGDNWDYTSVQPIILAELEIGGATRKVLMQAPKNGFFYVLDRATGELISAEPYVAVTWATGVDPATGRPIETEQSSYLEKAKLMLPGPQGGHNWQPMAFSPKTGLVYLPAHDTPFWYANEGVFKVRPGTWNLGLDMDVVVERTETDTPVAKGQLIGWDPVARQARWRVEHEGHWNGGTLATAGGLVFHGLGNGVFRAYHDETGEVLWEVRSQTGIIAAPISYALGDEQYVAVATGWGGGSIAGGLNETTAIANHHNVGRVLVWKLGAANPMPTNPPRDRTIPPPPVLEASAEQVAAGKSVYDYNCLWCHGFSAASSFLVPDLRMMSAERHAAFEDIVLRGALRGTGMPSFEGMLTPEEVASVRAYVVGEARKAYEKQQAPKN